In Polyangiaceae bacterium, the genomic window CCCAGCGCGGGAACTTCGCGGTGGCGCCGAGCACGGCCTGCTGGGAGAGCGCGTCCACCTTCACCACGGCGCCGTCGATCTCGTAGGGGAAATCCTTGCGCTTCGCCTCGATGGCGGCGACCGCGCGGTGCAGCTCGTCCACGCTCTTGCACACGCGGTGCTGGCGGTGGGTCGGCAGGCCGAGCTTCGCGACGCGATCGAGCGCCGCGGAGTGGCTCCCGCCCAGATCCTCGACCACCTGCCAGATCAGCGCGCGCAGGCGGCGCTTGGCCACGATCCGCGGATCGACCATGCGCAGGCTGCCGGCGGCGGCGTTGCGCGGGTTGGCGAACAAAGGTTCCCCGTCCCGCGCGCGCTCTTCGTTGATGAGCTCGAGATCCTTGCGGTAGATGACCACCTCACCGCGCAGCGTGAGCGGCCCCGCGAAATCGATGCTCATCGGCAGCGAACGGATGGTGCGCAGGTTCTCGCTGATGTCCTCGCCCACCACGCCGTCGCCGCGAGTCGAGCCGCCGGCGAAACGTCCCTCGCGGTACAAGAGCTCGACGCTCGCGCCGTCGAGCTTGGGCTCCACGCAGAACGCGGGAGTGGCGCCAGCGGGCAGCCCGTCGTGCACGCGCCGCACGAAGTCCTCGAGCTCCTGCTCGTCGTAGGTGTTGTCGAGGGACATCATCGGCACCACGTGCTCGACCGTCCGGAGATCGGTGCGCGGCGCGCCGCCCACGCGGCGAGTGGGCGAGTCCGGGCCCGCCAGCTCGGGGTGCGCGGCCTCCAGCGCCACCAGCTCCGCGTACAAGGCGTCGTACTCGCGGTCGCCGATCTGCGGATCGTCGAGCACATAGTAGCGGTAGTCGTGCGCGCGGATCTCGCGCACCAGCGCGGCGTGACGCTGGCGTGGGGTCACGCGCGGGTCTCCAGCTCGAGGGCCTTGGCCAGGCGCGAGAGCCCCTCGGCGAGCTTCTTGCCGTCGGTGGTCCAGCCCAGGCGAAAGGCGCTGGCCTCACCGAAGAAGGCGCCGGGCGCCGCGATCACGCCGAGCTCGCGGATGGCGCGCTCGATCTTCGGCAAGACATCTTCGCCGCGCGAGTCGCGCACCCAGCCGAAGACGCCGTTTGCCTGCGGGCTCACCCAGGACAGGCTCGAGTGGCGCGCGACGAAGGCGTCCACGAGCTCGCGCTTGCCCGCCTGGAGCAGGCGCGCGCGCTCCAGCAGGCGATCGGCGCGGGTGACCGCGCGCTCGCCCCAGGCCCAGGTCACCGGCGGCGCCAAACCTTGGGTGAAGCGCTCCACGCGCGAGGCGGGCTCGACCAGCGCCTCCGGCAAGAGCAACCAGCCCGCGCGGGTCCAGCCGGCGCCCCAGCATTTGGTGGCGCTCGAGCAGCTGACGATGTTCGGCCCGAGCCGCCGCGCGGTCGTGCGCGGCGCGGCGAGCTCCAGGTAGGCCTCGTCGATCAAGAGCGCGATGTTCCTGGGCTCGAGCGCGCTCGCTAGCGCGGTGAGCTCGGCTTCGCTGGCGACGGCGCCGGTCGGGTTGTGGGGGTTGGTGATGGCGACGACGCGCGTCTCCGGGCGACAGGCCGCGAGCACCGCGTCGGGGTCGAGGGCGAAGCCGGCATCGAAGCGGCGCTCGAAGCGATCGACGCCGATCCCGAGCGCCTCCGCGCCACGCCAGAGCGGCTCGTAGCTCGGATTCTCGACCAAGAGCCGCTCGCCGCGCTCGAGCAGCGTGGCGTGCGCGACGAACAGCGCGCCGCTCGCCCCGAGCGTGGTGACGACCTCCCGGGCCGGGACGCGGTAGCGCGCCGCGACCGCCTCGCGGAACCGCTCGCGGGCCCCCATGTCGGCGACCGGCGCGCCGGCGCCCAGCGACTCCTCGGCGATCGGGGTGACCCCGCTCGAGGCCAGGTCGTAGCTCACCTGCCCGTACCAGCGACCTGCGAAATCCAGGTAGGCAATCGACGGCAGCACGGCCCCGGAGACTAGCCCGGAACCTCGCGCGATTGGGCTCCGTTTGCGCTAAGGTCCCGGCGTCGAATGGCGGACGCGCCGCGTGAAAACCAGACCGACGAGCCGGACTTCGGGCCCGAGGAGCAGCCCGAGGTCAGCATCGCTCTGGCGGAGGTCCCGCGCAGCGAAGGAGACCTCTTCTGGCGCCTGCGCGGCGTGATCAAGACCATCCGCCCCCACCAGTGGGTCAAGAACGTCTTCGTGCTGGCGCCGGTGGTGTTCGCCAAAGAGATCTTCGACCCGCTCTTGCTCTGGCGGGCCGCGGCGGCGTTCTTCGCGTTCTGCCTGCTCGCCGGCGCCGTCTACACCATGAACGACCTGGCGGACGTCGAGGCGGACCGCCAGCACCCCGTGAAGCGCTTCCGTCCCATCGCCTCGGGTCGCGTCCCCATCCCCGCCGCGCGGGCGCTGGCCGTGGCGCTGGTCATCGGCGCGCTCGCCGGCTCGGCGTTCCGCTCCTGGCAGTTCTTCGCGGCCGCCGCGGCCTACTTCGGACTGAACGTCGCCTACTCGTTCAAGCTCAAGCACATCGCCTACCTCGACGTCGGCTGCATCGCCGCGGGCTTCGTGCTGCGCGTGATGGGCGGCGGCTTCGCCACGCAGATCTCGGTGTCGTGGTACCTCCTGGTGTGTACCGCGCTCTTGGCGCTGTTCCTGGGCTTCGGCAAGCGCCGCCACGAGCTGGCGCTGGCTGCCACCGGCGGCAGCGGCAAGACCCGCGCGGCGCTCGAGTCCTACAGCTCGCGGGGGCTCGACGTCGCACTGACTGTCACGGCCCTTCTGACCACCGTGACCTACGTCGCGTACACGCTCGATCCGCACACCCAGGAGTTCTTCAAGACCAAGTGGCTCTGGCCCAGCACGCTGTTCGTGGTGCTCGGCGTCTGGCGCTTCCTGCACCTGGTCCGGAGCCGCCCCCGGGCCGAGAGCCCTACCCAGGAAATGCTGAAAGATGGCCCGTTCGTCGCCATCGTGATGGGCTGGGTCATGCTGGTGGGCTGGGTCGTCTACCACCTCAGGCCGAGCTGACATGGCGGAACCGGAGAAGCCCGCGGAGCAGAAGGCCGGCTTCTTCGCCAAGGCGAGCGACGCCTGGTCGGACCTCGTGCTCACGCTGCCGATCTTCGTCCTCTACCACCTGGGCGTGGTCTTCCTGCCGGTGCGCAACGCGGCCGACGTCGTGACCAGCGAGCTGATCGCGCTGGCCAACAACAACATGGTCGCCTACGCCGGGCTGACCCTGCTCATCGGCGGCGTGTTCGTCGGCGTGCTCCTGGTGCTGGGGCGCGGACACGCCCTCGAGTGGGAGCGCTTCGCCTTCCTGGCGGTGGAGGCCACCCTGTACGCGGTGGCCATGCGCTTCATCGCCGGCTGGGTCGTGGGAAAGCTGACCTTGGCAGGTGCGCCCCTCGGCGGCGGCTTCACCGGCGCGGTGATGAGCGCTGGCGCCGGGTTGTACGAGGAGATCGCCTTCCGGGTGATCCTCTACGGCCTGGGCCTGCGCGTGCTGCTCTTGATGTTCCCGATGGTCGATCCCTTGCGGCCGCGCCTCCTGGGCGTGGCCTGGGCGCTGATCGCCGCCGCGGTGTTCAGCGGCTGGCACTACGTGGGCGCCTACGGCGATCCGTTCGAGCTGCGCTCGTTCGTGTTCCGCTGGACCTGCGGGGTGGTGTTCACCGTCATCTACCGCTTCCGAGGTTTCGCTCCGGCGGTGTGGACGCACACGCTGTACGACGTCTGGGTGCTGGTGCTGTAGCGGCGATCGCCGGTGGCGAAGTGGCGATTCGCCAGCGGCTTCAGCCACGGAACCCGGGCGTTTCCTGCTGGTTCACGTCGCCTGCAAACCCTCCTCGGGCAGCGTCCGCGGATCGAGCACGGTACACTGGCCATGGTGAGCGAAGCGCGAATCATCGAGCTCCACTATCGGCTCGAGCCCGAGCTCGAGACCTGGGTGCTGCCCGAGGTCTCCGTGCCCGAGTCGCGTCCCCACGATCTCACCATCGAGTACCTGCGAGCGCTGCTTGCGGCCTGGGTCGCTCGCAGCGGCAGGCCGGCGATCGTGGCGCGCAACCTGGCCCTGCGCTGGGTCGCGCGGCACCCGCAAGTCGGGATCGACCCGGATCTGTGCCTGATCGAGCCGGCGCCGCCGGACCCCGACCGCCTGTCGAGCCTGTGCCTCTGGAAGCCCGGTCACGTCGCGCCGCGCCTGGCCATCGAGGTGGTGAGCGAGAGCCACCCGTACAAGGACTACGCCGACGTGCACGAGAAGTACGCGGCGTGCGGCGTCCCGGAGCTGTGGGTGCTCGACCCGCTGCGCATCGGACCCAAGCGTTTCGGCGGGCCATTCGAGATCCAGATCTGGCAGGGGGACGCCGGCGCGCGATTCGAGCGGGTGTACCAGGGCGCCGGCCCCGTGCGGTCGGTCGCGCTCCAGGCTTGGCTGCGGAGCGGGGGCGGGAAGGTCTCGATCGCGGACGACGAAGCTGGCGCCCAGCTCTGGGTGACCACGGAGGAGGCCGCGCGTGGGGAGACGAGCGAGCTCAGAGAGCGCGTCCGCGAGCTGGAAGCCGAGCTCGCCGGGCGGCGCTGACTACGCGAGGCGCGTCGCGAGCACGAAGCGCTCCACGTTGCCCTTCGGCCCGGCGACTCTGGAGTCGCACTCGGAGAGCACGTCGAAGCCCGCGGCCTCGATCGCGGCGCGGGCCTCGGCGATGGCGGCGCTCCGCACCTCGGGGTCGCGGATCACGCCGCGCGCGCGGCGGGCGGCGTCGCGGCCGGCCTCGAACTGCGGCTTGACCAGCGCGAGCAGCCGCCCTGCACGCGGCAAGATCGCAGAGATGGCCGGCATCAGCTTCTCGATGCCGATGAACGAAGCGTCCACCACCACGAGCCCGATCGGCTCCGGGAACGAAGCCGCGCTCAGGTGTCGGGCGTTGGTGCGCTCCATCACCACGACGCGCGGGTCAGCGCGGAGTTTCTGCGCGAGCTGACCGTGGCCCACATCGACGGCGTAGACCCTGCTGGCGCCGTGCTGGAGCACGCAGTCGGTGAATCCGCCGGTGGAGGCGCCGATGTCCAGCACGACCTGATCCGCGACGTCCACGGCGAGCTCGGTCAGGGCACCCTCCAGCTTGTCGCCGCCCCGCGACACGAAGCGCGGCGCGCCGCGCACCTGGAGCTCCGCGTCGTCCGCCAGGAGCTCGCCGGCCTTCTCCACCCGCCGCTCTCCTGAAAAGACACGGCCGGCCAGGATCAGTGCCTGCGCCTGCGTGCGCGACGCGGCGAGGGCGCGCTCCACCAGCGCCACGTCTGCGCGGAGCTTCACGGCAACCGAGCTCCCGGGTGCAGCGCGCGAGCCAAGATCGAGAGGCCTTGACCCACGCGGGGCCCAGGCCTGAGCACGCGGTCGTCGGAGACCACGATCAGGTGGCCTTCGCGCACGGCGCGCACCTCGCTCCAGCCCGGAAGCTCCTTGCTGATGTTGATGCCTTCGCGCATGGCGCCGCCCGTCGAGTCGATGATCACGTCGGGATCCAGCGCGAGCACGCGCTCGATGCCCAGGGTCGGGAAGCGGTTCCGCTCGCCGGTGATCACGTTGTCCGCGCCGGACAGGCGCAGCATCTCGTCCGGGAAGCTCCCGGGCCCCGCGACCACCACCGGCCGCAGGCCGAACACGTACAGCGCGCGGGGGCGCGCGCGCCCGGCGAGCGCCTGCTCGATCGCGGCGCGCTCGCGCTCGATGTTCGCCTTCTGCTCGAGCCCTCGGGCCTCGTCGCCGAGCAAGCGCGCGAGACCGACCAGCATGGCGCCGATCTCGATCAGGCTCTGCGTCGGCGGGAAGAACGTGGCGATGCCGCGCGCGTCGAGCCGCTCGGCGAAGTCCCGGAGCCCCGGGCCTTGCACGCCGACCACGAGATCGGGCTTCACCCCCAGGATGGCCTCCAGGCTCGGATCGACGAAGCCGCCCACGGGACGGACCGCCTTCACCTCCGGCGGGAAGTCGCAGTAGCGGGAGCGGCCGACCAGGCGAGGGCCGTGACCCAGCGCAAACACAGCCTCGGTGGTGGCTGGGGAGAGCGAGACGACCCGACCCGCAGGCCCCGAGCGCGCTTTTGCCCGGCTACAGCCGATCAGCGGCAAAACCGAGATAAATGCGCGGCGCCCGAGCCTCACGGGGGCTGTTCTAGCGCCGGGTGGGGAAGATGGGCACCGGCAAGGTCGTAGGAGGAGCCCGAGCGGGGTTTCCCCGCGTTCTCCCCGTGGTCCGGGGTTGTTGACGTCGTCCGTGCCCTCGGGCAAGCATGCGCCCGCCCGAGGCAGGGCACCTTGTAGTTTCCGGGCCGAAGACCGGCCTTCATCGGAGGATCAGTAGATGCGGATCTCGAAGCTCAGTGTTGGAGCGGCGGTGGTAGTAGCGGCGGTCTCGTTCGCGGGAAGCGCTCTGGCTTAGGACGCGGAGGCGAGCGGTGAGGTCGGCATGACGCTCCCGGGCGCCGGTGGCGGACCCAAGGCACAAGGCACCGCGGGCGAATCGGACCACGAGGCCATGATTGGCCACTTCGCGGTCGGGTACATGGGACGGTTCCAGATCCCGCTCGCTGGCGGCGGCCCTCCCGGTCCGCCCCCAATCCAGTACGTCTCCGCTCCCGCCGTGGGCATGCGCTACTGGCTCGATCAGGGCATGGGCATCGACATCGGCCTGGGCCTGCTCTCCACCGGAGGCAGCGACTCGTACAACAACGGCAACCAGACCGTCACCAACGACGAGGCGGGCATCAACGCCGGGCTCCTCCACGCCGGCCTGCCCCTGGCGCTCGCGTCGAGCAAGCACTTCACGTTCCTGCTCGTGCCGGAGGCCAACGTGGGCTTCGCTCAGCGGACGCAGGAGGCCGGTGGGACCAAGCTCGAGCAGAGCGGCCTCGGCATCGATCTGGGCGCGCGCGCCGGTGCGGAGATCCACTTCGGCTTCATGGGCATCCCGCAGCTCTCGCTCCAGGGTGGCATCGGCGTGCTGTTCCGCATGGATTCCGTCAAGTACACCTACACGCAGCCGAACTCCCCCGAGCAGACTGGCGAGACCAAGCACAACGAGTTCACCACCACGGTGAACGGGAATCCTTGGGACATTTTCCAAGGTAACATTGCCGCGCTATACTACTTCTGATTCTTGGGACGCCCTCGGGCGGAAAGGCACGCCATGGCTAGCCGGCAACTGTCTGTGATCTTTTCCTCGGCGCTGATCGCGATCGCTTGCGGCGGTAGCGGTCAGACCACCGGTTCGAGCAGCGGAGCGACCTCGAACGGAGTGCCCGGCAACCCTGGCGCGCCTCCCGGCTCGAACCCCGGCGCGCTTCCGGGTGGTCCGGGCGGTGGCGGCAAGGGCGGCGGCGGCGGTCAGGGTGGCGGCGGCGGTTCGGGCGGCGGCGGCGGCGACTGCTTGAGCGTCTGCCAGGCGCTCGCATCGGAGTGTCAGCAAGATCCGTCCATCTGCGCCCTCGCCTGCGCCGATCCGCCCCCCGGCGCCGTCGAGTGCATGCAGGACGCGACCTGCGAGACCGCTCAGTCGTGCTTCGGCGGCTCCGGCGGCTCCGGCGGCGGCTCCGGTGGAGCGCCGCTTGGCGGCGCTGGCGGGCTCGGCGGTGACGGCGGCTCGCCGCCCATCGGCGGCGCCGGCGGCCTCGGCGGTGGTGGCGGGGACTGCACCTACCCGAACTGCGGCGGCTGTACGGACACGTGTCTCGCGTGTCTGTGCGCGACGCAGAACGACGAGGTTGCCTGCTCGTCGTACTGCGGGGTCTGATGGCGATCGCCAGCGGCGAGCGGCGCTTCGCCACTCGCCCGTGATGACTCGGCGCCCGGAATTCCCGGGCGCCGCAGTCGTTTTGTGGCTGGCCCGGGGTTTGCTGAAGCCGCCGGCGTGAGGCGCGATGCCCTCCTGATCTCGGCCCTGGCTCTGGCGGCGGGGCCGCTCGCGGCGGTGGCGGCCTGGTCGGCCGCGCTCACCTTTGCGCTCGCCATCGGCGTCGCGCTCGGGCGCGTACGCGCCTCGGTCATCGTGATCGCCGTGCTGGCGTTCTCCGGGAGCGCGGTCGGCGCGCGCTTCTCGCTCGACTCGTGGCAGCGCGCGTGGCTCCGCGCTCGCGCAGAGCTGCCCGAGCCCAAGCGCTGCGCCGCCAGCGCGCGCGTGGCGAGCTCACCCACGCGGCTCGGCGGGAGCATGTCGTTTCTGGCGGAGCTCCGCGACATCGACTGCGAGGGCCGCTCCCTCGCGCCGCTGAAGGCGCGCCTGCACGGCGGGCCCGCAGATCTTCGCCGCGGTGATCAGCTGGACATCGTGGCGCAGCTCGCGCCCGTGCAGCTCTTCAGGAACCGCGAGCTGCCGGATCCGACCCCCGGCGCTGCGCGGCGCGAAGCGACCGCGAGCGGCATGCTGCTGTCCGCGGACCCCGTGACACGCGGCGGGTCGTTGTTCGCGTGGGTCGATCGTGCGCGTCAGCGCGCGCGTCTCGCCATCGATCGCTCCTTCGTGCCCGCGGCGGCGCCGCTGGCCCGGGCGCTGGTGCTGGGTGAGAGCGATCTCGACCCTGAAGACGACCGCGCCTTCCGCGCGAGCGGGCTCTCGCACCTCCTGGCGGTGAGCGGCACGCACCTGGTCTTCGCAGTGGCGGCGCTGGTGCGCGCGCTCGGCGCGCTCCTCTGCCGCATCGAGAGCCTGGCTGCGCGGCTGGACTCCGGACGCATCGCGGCCGCCTTGGGCGTGCCCATCGCGCTGGGCTACGCCGACTTCGCCGGCGGGAGCGGCTCGGCCTGGCGCGCCGCCTGGATGCTGGCCGCGGCCTACCTAATCCGGGCCGCGGGACGCCATCCGCGCGCCGAGCGCACGCTGGGGCTGTCGCTCTTCGTCGGCGTGTGCGTCGATCCTCTGCTGCCCTTCGACGTGTCGTTCCTGCTTTCGGCGGGCGCCACGGTGGGGCTCGTGGTGCTGGGCCAGCCGCTGACGCGGCTCACCGAACGCCTCCCCTTCGCACCGCTCCGCTTCGTCCTAGGCTCGTTCGCCACCACGCTCGCCGCGATGCTCCCTTGCGCACCGCTGCTCGCGCTCCTGTCGCCGGAGCAGACTCTCGCTGGCATCCTCGCCAACACGCTGGCGGCCCCCATCGGCGAAGCGGTGGCGTTGCCGCTCTGTCTGCTGCACCCGCTCGTGAGCGGGGTGCCGGGGCTCGATCAGGGGGTCGCGCTGGTCGGCTCCGGCGCGCTGCTCTGGGTGCGCGGCGTCGCGCACCTGGGAGCTTCCGCGCGCTTTCTGACGTTCCCGATCCCTGCGCCCAGCGAGTGGCACTACGCGGTGCTCGCCCTGGCGGTTCTCGGGGCCTGGCTGCGCCCGCCGCGGCTGAGCTGGGCGCTCCTCGGCGCGGTCCTGCTCGGTGCCGTCGAGCTCGCCGCTTGGCGCGCGGGTCACCCGCGGGGCGAGCTTCGGGTCACGCTGCTCGACATCGGACAGGGCGACGCCATCCTGGTCGATCTGCCCGACGGCGCGCTGATGCTGGTGGACGGTGGCGGCTCGGTGGGCAGCCCGGTGGATCCGGGCGCGCGGGTCGTCGCGCCGGTGCTGCGCGCGCGGCGCCGCAGTCGGGTGGACGTCGTCGTGCTCTCGCACCCTCACCCGGATCACTTCGGCGGCCTGGCGGGAGCCCTCGCTCGGGTCGAGGTCGGGGAGCTTTGGGACAGCGGCCAAGGTGAGCGCGAGGGTGCGGGCCCGGAGTACCGCGCGCTGCTCGACGGGCTACGCGCGCGCGGCGTACGAGTACGGCGCCCCGGCGAGCTATGCAGGGGCTCGCGCGCTTTCGTCCGCGTGCTCGCGCCTTGTCCCGATTTCGTGCCGGACCGGGACGCGAACGACAACTCCTTGGTGCTGGCGCTCGGCCTCGGCGAGCGCCGCGCGCTCCTGCTCGGGGACGCCGAGCGCGAGGAGGAAGCGGAGCTCGTGCAGCAGCATGGCAGCGAGCTTCGCGCCGACTTCGTCAAGCTCGGCCACCACGGCAGCCGGACCTCCAGCAGCAGCGACCTGCTCCTCGCGGCGCGCCCGACCTTTGCCGGGATTTCCTGCGGGGTCCGCAACCGATTCGGCCACCCGCACCCGGAGACACTCGCCGCGCTCGGCCGTCGAGGTATCCACACCTTACGCACAGATCTCCACGGGGCGGTGTTCTGGAGGACCGACGGCGACGCCGTTCGCGTCGGAATCAGCGTGACCAGCGATTGACCGCGGAGGCTCGCATCGGTACCCGCTCCTCATGCCCAACGCCTGGTACCGAGAGAAGATCAAGACGCTGTACTCGCCGGAGCAGATCCAGGCGCGGGTGCGCGAGCTGGGCGCGGAGATCACCCGCGACTACCGCGGCAAGCCGCTGGTGCTCCTGTGCGTGCTCAAGGGCAGCTTCATGTTCGCGGCGGATCTGGCGCGCTGCATCGACTTGCCCTTGCGGGTCGAGTTCCTGGGCGTGCAGAGCTACGGCGACGACACCATGTCGAGCGGTGTCGTCCAGATCACCTTGGATCTCGCCCGACCCGTGGACGGCGAGGAGGTGCTCATCGTCGAGGACATCGTCGACACCGGCCTGACCCTCGACTACCTGGTGCACCAGGTGCAGACGCGCGGCCCCGCCAGCGTGAAGGTGTGCGCGCTCCTGCACAAGCCGGCGCGCACCAAGAAGAAGGTCAGCATCGACTACCTGGGCTTCACCATCGACGACGTGTTCGTGGTGGGATACGGCCTGGATTGGGCGCAGAAGTACCGCAACATGCCGGAGATCGGCGTGGTCGTAGCGCCGAACGACGGCTGATCACTTCTTGTCGCGCAAGCGCTCCAGGCGCTCGCGGATCTGCTTCTCGAGTCCCTCGTTCGAGGGCGAGTAGAGACGACGCCCGAGCAGCTCGTCGGGTAGGTAGGTCTCCCCGGGCGCGTAGCTGCCCTCGAAATCGTGCGCGTAGCGGTAGCCCTCGCCGTAGCCCTCGGCGCGCATCAGCCCGGTCACCGCGTTGCGGAGCTTCATTGGCACGGGCAGCGCGCCTTTCTCCGCGATCGAGGCGCGCGTGGCCTCGATCGCGCGCTTGACCGCGTTCGACTTGGGGCAGCTGGCCAGGTACAGGCAGGCGTGAGCCAGCGGGTAGACGCCCTCCGGCAGGCCCACGCGGCGGAAGGCCTCGTCGGCGGCCATCGCCACCTGGAGCGCGCGCGGATCGGCGTTTCCGACGTCCTCGCTGGCGAAGATGATCAGGCGTCGCGACAAGAACAGCGGGTCGTCGCCCGCGTCGAGCATGCGCAGAAACCAGTAGATGGCAGCGTCGGGATCGCTGCCGCGCATCGATTTGATCAGCGCGCTTGAGACGTTGTAGTGCTCCTCGCCGGACTTGTCGTAGAGCAGCGTGCGCTCCTCGGCAGCGCGCTTCACGTCCTCCAGCGAGAGCTCGGCTCGGCCCTCGGGCAAGAGCGCGACGGCGGTCTCGAGCAGACCCAGCGCGCGGCGCGCGTCCCCGCTGCTGTTCGCCGCGATCATGCCCAAGGCGTCCGCGTCGGCGCAGAGCTCGCGTCCGCCCAGCCCGCGCTCGCGATCGGAGAGCGCGCGTCCGAGCAGCGCGATCAGATCGCGCTCGTCCAGCGCGTGCAGGCGCAGCACCTTGCAGCGCGAGAGCACCGCGGCGTTGACGGAGAACGAGGGGTTCTCCGTGGTGGCGCCGATCAGGGTGATGGTGCCGGCCTCGACGTGGGGCAAGAAGGCGTCTTGCTGGCTTTTGTTGAAGCGGTGAATCTCGTCCACGAAGAGCGTGGTGCGCCGGCCCTGGTAGGCGAGGCGCTCCCGAGCTGCCGCGATGATCTCGCGAAGCTCGGCCACGCCGCCGAGCACTGCCGAGAAGGCCACGAACTCCGAGCGGGTCGAGCCGGCGATGACGTGCGCCAGCGTCGTCTTGCCGGAGCCCGGTGGACCCCAGAGCACGAGCGAAGGCACGCGGTCCTGGCGGATGGCGTCGGCGAGCCACTTCCCTGCGTCGATCAGGTGGCGCTGCCCCAGCACTTCGTCGAGCGTCCGCGGGCGCATGCGATCGGCGAGCGGCGCCGTGCCACGGCGCGCGACCGCACCGAGGAGCGTCGGTTGAGCCGGTGCCTCGCGCTTCTTCTGCGCCATCAGGCGCGCTCCCCGAAGATGGCCGTGCCGATCCGCACCCAGGTCGCGCCAGCGCCGATGGCCTGCTCCAGATCGTGGGTCATGCCCATGGAGAGCTCCGGCAGCCGCGCCACGCCGCCGTGCGCGTCCCTGAGCGCGACCAGTCGATCGAAGAAGGGCCTCGCGCCCGCCGGATCGTCCGTGTGCGGCGGCACCGTCATCAGGCCCGACAAGCCGAGCGCCGGCGCCCGCTCGATCGCCGCGATCACCGAGCCGAGCTCCGCCGGGGCGCAGCCGCTCTTCTGCACCTCACCACCCACGTTGACCTCGACCAAGACCGAGAGCCGATCGCGGGCGGCCTCCGCCGCACGCTTGCCGAGCTCTTCGGCCAGGCGCACCGAGTCCACGGTGTGGATGGCGCTCACCAGCTTCACGACCTGCTTGGCCTTGTTGCGCTGCAGGTGCCCGATCATGTGCCAGCGAAGGTCGGGCAAGTCCGTCAGGGCGGCGGCCTTCTCGGCCAGCTCCTGCACGTAGTTCTCGCCGAAGTCCCGCTGTCCCGCCGCGTAGGCCGCGCGGATCGCCGCTTCCGGCTTGGTCTTGCTCACCGCCAAGAGGCGCACCGAGCTCGGATCGCGCCCTGCCGCGCGCGCCGCGCGTTCGATGCGCGCGTGCACCGCCGCCAGGCGCGCGGCGATGTCGTCGCTCAACTGCCCCTCCGCGCCTTGGCGATCACCTCGCGATACACGTCGAGGGTCCGCTCCGCCATGCGCTCCACCCCAAAGCGCCGCGCTCGCGCCGTGCCCCGAGCGCTCAGCCGCTCGCGCTCCGCCGGCTGATCGAACAGCGTGTGGATGCCGTCGGCGATGGCGTCGTCGTCCTCCGGATCCACCTGGATCGCGGCGTCGCCGGCGATCTCCGCCAGGCTCGAGCGGTCGCTGGTGATGACCGGGCAACCGCACGCCATCGCCTCCACCACCGGGTAGCCGAAGCCCTCCGCCCGCGAGGGGAAGAGCTGAGCGACCGCGCCGCGATACAGCGCCGCGAGCTCGCCGTCGGAGACGTAGCCCACGAGCGCGAGCGCCCCGGACACGCCGTGCTCGAGCGCGGCTCGGCGAAGCTCGAGCTGCGCACCCAGGTCGAGGCGCGCCGCCCAGACCATCTTCACGTCCGCGTCGGGCGAGCGCCGCCGCACCTTGGCCAGTGCGGCCAACATGCGCCCGGAGTTCTTGCGGAAGTCTGCTGCGCCCACGCAGAGCACGTAGGGCGACTCGTCCAGGCCGAAGCGCGCGCGCACCGCGCCATCTTCAGCGCCCGGCTCGCTGGACCAGCGCTCCAGATCCACGCCGTTGTGGACCACGCTGATCTTCTTCGGCGAGACGCCGAGCAAGGTCACCAGATCGTTGGCGGTGGTCTCACTGACCGCGATCACGTGGCTGGCGGAGTGGTAGCGCCGGTGATCCATGCGCTCGCGGCTGGCCCGGCTCCCGTCGCGCCAGCCCACGTACTTCTCGGGGAAGCGCAGCGGGATCAGATCGTGACAGGTGGTGACGCGCGGGCAGCCCAGCTCGCCGAGCGGCGTCGCGTTCGGATGCCCGGTGTGCAGGAGGTCCGCCGAGAGCGCGCGCGTCGCCGCACCCATCGCGACGCGCACGCGGTACGCCCAGGACAGGTGCGGCTGTGCGGGTTCGTCACGGGAGGTCAGTCGCTCGACGGCGCCGGCGAGATCCTCGGTGACGATGGC contains:
- a CDS encoding ABC transporter substrate-binding protein: MFALGHGPRLVGRSRYCDFPPEVKAVRPVGGFVDPSLEAILGVKPDLVVGVQGPGLRDFAERLDARGIATFFPPTQSLIEIGAMLVGLARLLGDEARGLEQKANIERERAAIEQALAGRARPRALYVFGLRPVVVAGPGSFPDEMLRLSGADNVITGERNRFPTLGIERVLALDPDVIIDSTGGAMREGINISKELPGWSEVRAVREGHLIVVSDDRVLRPGPRVGQGLSILARALHPGARLP
- a CDS encoding pyridoxal phosphate-dependent aminotransferase, encoding MLPSIAYLDFAGRWYGQVSYDLASSGVTPIAEESLGAGAPVADMGARERFREAVAARYRVPAREVVTTLGASGALFVAHATLLERGERLLVENPSYEPLWRGAEALGIGVDRFERRFDAGFALDPDAVLAACRPETRVVAITNPHNPTGAVASEAELTALASALEPRNIALLIDEAYLELAAPRTTARRLGPNIVSCSSATKCWGAGWTRAGWLLLPEALVEPASRVERFTQGLAPPVTWAWGERAVTRADRLLERARLLQAGKRELVDAFVARHSSLSWVSPQANGVFGWVRDSRGEDVLPKIERAIRELGVIAAPGAFFGEASAFRLGWTTDGKKLAEGLSRLAKALELETRA
- a CDS encoding decaprenyl-phosphate phosphoribosyltransferase; the encoded protein is MADAPRENQTDEPDFGPEEQPEVSIALAEVPRSEGDLFWRLRGVIKTIRPHQWVKNVFVLAPVVFAKEIFDPLLLWRAAAAFFAFCLLAGAVYTMNDLADVEADRQHPVKRFRPIASGRVPIPAARALAVALVIGALAGSAFRSWQFFAAAAAYFGLNVAYSFKLKHIAYLDVGCIAAGFVLRVMGGGFATQISVSWYLLVCTALLALFLGFGKRRHELALAATGGSGKTRAALESYSSRGLDVALTVTALLTTVTYVAYTLDPHTQEFFKTKWLWPSTLFVVLGVWRFLHLVRSRPRAESPTQEMLKDGPFVAIVMGWVMLVGWVVYHLRPS
- a CDS encoding CPBP family intramembrane metalloprotease — encoded protein: MAEPEKPAEQKAGFFAKASDAWSDLVLTLPIFVLYHLGVVFLPVRNAADVVTSELIALANNNMVAYAGLTLLIGGVFVGVLLVLGRGHALEWERFAFLAVEATLYAVAMRFIAGWVVGKLTLAGAPLGGGFTGAVMSAGAGLYEEIAFRVILYGLGLRVLLLMFPMVDPLRPRLLGVAWALIAAAVFSGWHYVGAYGDPFELRSFVFRWTCGVVFTVIYRFRGFAPAVWTHTLYDVWVLVL
- a CDS encoding Uma2 family endonuclease, whose amino-acid sequence is MSEARIIELHYRLEPELETWVLPEVSVPESRPHDLTIEYLRALLAAWVARSGRPAIVARNLALRWVARHPQVGIDPDLCLIEPAPPDPDRLSSLCLWKPGHVAPRLAIEVVSESHPYKDYADVHEKYAACGVPELWVLDPLRIGPKRFGGPFEIQIWQGDAGARFERVYQGAGPVRSVALQAWLRSGGGKVSIADDEAGAQLWVTTEEAARGETSELRERVRELEAELAGRR
- a CDS encoding TlyA family RNA methyltransferase, whose translation is MKLRADVALVERALAASRTQAQALILAGRVFSGERRVEKAGELLADDAELQVRGAPRFVSRGGDKLEGALTELAVDVADQVVLDIGASTGGFTDCVLQHGASRVYAVDVGHGQLAQKLRADPRVVVMERTNARHLSAASFPEPIGLVVVDASFIGIEKLMPAISAILPRAGRLLALVKPQFEAGRDAARRARGVIRDPEVRSAAIAEARAAIEAAGFDVLSECDSRVAGPKGNVERFVLATRLA